GAGCGCCGGTGAGCAGCACACCGCTGGAACGCTTCGGCGAGCTGCACGAGAGGTGGTTCGACCCGTGGGACACCGCGCGTTCCTGGTACGAGCGGCGGAAGCGAGCCGTCGCGCTGGCCTGCCTGCCGAGACCGGCCTATCCCGCGGTGGTCGAACCGGCCTGCGGCATCGGCGCGTTCACGGCCGAGCTGGCTCCGCGGTGCGCGCGGCTGGCTGCCTCCGACGGGCTGGAGGTGGCGGTGCGGCGGGCGCGGCAGCGGCTGGCCGGCTGGCCGCACGTGAGCGTGTGCCGCCGTCGGCTGCCCGACGGCTTCCCGCCGGAGCGCGCGAGCGCCGATCTGGTCGTGCTCAGCGAGATCCTGTACTACCTCGACACCGGTGATCTCGACGCCGTCGTGGACGCGGCGGTGCGCGCCCTGCGCGGCGGGGGTGAGCTGCTCGCCGTGCACTGGCGGCCCCGCGCCGACGACGCCGCTCGTGACGGGGACTCGGCGCACCGGCGACTGCGGGAGCGCTCCGGGCTGGAGGTGCTGGTCACGCACTGCGAGGCCGAGTTCCGCGCCGAAGTGCTGGGGCTGCGTTGAGGTCGCGCGTCGGAGCGGTGGCCGTGGTGGTGCCGGCCCACGACGAGCAGGAGCTGCTCCCCGACTGCCTGCACAGCGTGGCCAGGGCGCTGCGTCGCGTTCCGGCCGGTGTGCGCACGGGGGTGTTCGTCGTGGCCGACCGGTGCGCCGATGGCACCGAAGCCCGCGCGCTGTCCTGCGCCGCGGAGTTCGACGAGTTCGCGCTGCTGGTCAACTCGGCCCCGCTGCAGCTGGGCGGGGTGCGCAACCTGGGGGCTGGCGGTGCGTTCCGCGCGCTGTCGGCGCACGCGCCGGGGCGGGTCTGGCTGCTGCACACCGACGCGGACACCACGGTCCCGGCGGACTGGGCGCGCGAGCACCTGCGTCACGCCGAGGGCGGCACGCACGCCGTGGCGGGGCGGGCGATGATCCGGCGCTGGTCGGGCCCGGCCGCGCCGGCGCGGTACCGCTACGAGGCCCTGGTCGCCGAGCACGTCCACGCCGGCGGGCACCACCACGTCTACGGGGCCAACCTGGGGGTGCGCGCGGACGTGTTCGCCGCGCTCGGCGGGTTCCCGGCGGTGGCGACCGGGGAGGACCACGCGTTGTGGCGGCGCGTCGTCGAGGCCGGGTGGGTGACCGGGCAGCCGAACGAGCTGGTGGTGTTCACCAGCGACCGGACCAGGGGGCGCGCGCACGGGGGGCTGGCCGCGTTCCTGCACGAGCTGTCCGGGCGGGACCGGCCCGCGGGGGTGGTCGAGCCGGGCACGGCGTTTGGGCCGCCCGGTGGCGGGCAACACTGGGGCCATGCGCCCGTTTTCCGCACTGGACCGGATCGCTGAGTGGTCCTGGTTGGACAAGCCCGCCTCGGCACTGCGCGACGCGGTGTTCGCCGTGCTGCGGAACCGCCGGTTCCGGGACGTGCTCCACGGCGTGTGGCTGGGGCACCCCGTGCACCCGATGCTGGTGCAAGCGCCTGTGGGCGCGTTCCTGTCCGCCGGGGTGCTCGACGCGTCCCCCGAGCGGGGGGCGGGGGAGCGGCGCGCGGCCGAGTCGCTGATCGGACTGGGGGTGGTGACCAGCCTTCCGGCCACGCTGGCCGGGGCGGCCGATTTCGCGCAGGGGCACGAGGAGCAGCAGCGCACCGGGCTGGTTCACGCCGCGACCAACGGTGCCGCGTTGACGAGTTACGTGCTGTCCCTGCGCTGGCGGGCCGGGGGGCGCGACCGCGCCGGGGTGCTGGCCGGGTGGACGGGGCTGGCGCTGATCGCGGCCGGTGGGCTGCTGGGCGGGCACCTGTCGTACCACCAGTCCACCGGGGTCAACCACGCCGACGCGGTCCCGCACGTGGCCCCGGAGGACTGGACGGACCTCGGTGCGCTGAGCGAGCTGCGGGACCGGGTGCCGAGCAGGCGGATGGTGGGCGAGGTGCCCGTGGTGGTCGTGCGGGACGGGACGGAGCTGCACGTGCTGGCCGACCGGTGCAGCCACGCCTCGGGCCCGCTGTCCGACGGGACGCTGTCCTGGCGGGCGGGGAGCTCGGGCAACGCGCCGTGCCTGCAGTGCCCGTGGCACGGCAGCGTGTTCCGGCTCTCCGACGGAGGTGTGGAGCACGGCCCGGCGACGGCTCCCCAGCCGACGTTTCACACCCGGGTGGTGGGTGGCCGCGTGCAGGCCAGGGTGCGGCGCATTCCGGGTGTGCCCGCAGGCGGGTGAGCCTCGCGCGCCGTTCGCCTCCCTCGGGGCCGTCTCCGGGCCCGCTCGCCGGGGCGGGCCGTTTCAGGAGCGGGCGGGTCCGCTGCCGCTGTGCTCCGCCGTGCGCCGCTCGCGTGCCGCGGTCGGCGCCAGGGTGAAGTCGTGGCGGGCCTGCGCCCGGCCGGGCACGGGCAGCGGGGCGAACCGGGCGTCCGAGACGAACCCGGCGGCGCTGGTGACCACGGTGACCGCGTCGGCGGGCAGTTCGGGGAAGGCGTAGGTGCCCCGGTCGTCGGCGTCGATCCGGCCGAGCTGCTGCCCGTGCGTGCCGATCACGGTGATCACGGCGTGCGGCAGCGGGTCGCCCGCGGTGTCGCGCACGACACCGTGCAGACCGGTGCCGCCGCTTCCGCGGTGCTCCTCGTGGCCGTCCGGTGTGGATTCCCACCCCGCGGGCGCTGCGGTGCCACCGGTGGTCTCGGCCTCGGGGAGCAGGTGCGGGTCGGCGGTCATGTCCCCGGGCACGGCGAGCTGGTACAGCACCTGGTGCAGCCGGGAGAGCGAGTGCCGCACCGGCTCCGTGGCCGGGGTGGTGGGGTGCTCCAGGGCCCGGCCCGCCAGGGACAGGTCCCGGTCGATGCCCGGGGCGGTGCGGTCCGGCCGGTGTTCGGCGAGCGCGTCGGCGACGGCGGCGAGGTAGCCGCAGGCGTGACCGGCTCCCTCGACCCGGTAGTCGGGTTCCACGTGCCGCAGCCCCGCCGCCAGCTGGCGGGCGTAGCTGGCGCAGGCCGTGTAGAACACCAGCCGGTGGCGGAACCACCGCACGTCGTTGCCGCCGATGGGGTGGCGGGTCAGCGGGTCGGCGATCAGCTGTATCTGCTGCAGTCGCTGGTCGAGCACGCGGGACAGCCCGTCCGGGCTCTGCTGCTGTTCGGCGGGCTCGTCGGCCTGGTTCTCGTCGGTGCGGCTCTCGTCGGGCACGCCGAGGCGGTGCGCGGCGGCCCGCAGCAGCACGGCGAGATCGGTGAAGAAGCTCGCGCGGGCGCTGCGCACGGTGTCCCGGGTGCTCAGCGGCACCACCACCAGCGAGACGAGGATCCCGCTGGCGGCGCCCACGGCGGTCTCCTCCAGGCGCAGCAGCATCACCTGGTCGGAGAGCTGGTTCAACACCGTGTACAGCTGGCCCACCAGGATCGTGATGAAAAAGATCATGAACGCGTAGGAGACGCGCATCAGGTAGAAGCCGCAGAAGATGCAGGCCAGGATCACCGCGAGGATCAGCGGGGTGTTGCCTGCGGTGAGCTGGGCCAGCCACAGGGCGGCGAACAGCCCCGCGCAGGTGCCCACCACGCGGTTGACCGCCTTGATGGAGGTCTCGGAGCGCGTGGAGGCGCCGGTGAACACCACGAACGCGGCTATCGCCGCCCAGTAGTACCGCGTGGGCGACACCGCCAGCCCGGCCAGCACGGCCAGCGCTCCGGCCACGGTGACCTGGATGGCCTGCCGCGTGTTCAGGTCCAGCCTGCTGAGCGGGTTCCAGCGGGAGCCGCGGGCGGGCACGCCGCCGGCCACGGCGGCGGAGCCGGGCAGGTTGCCCATCGCCAGGGTGACGGCGGGGGCGAATTCCTCGGCGTGGTGCCGCTGTCCGGAGTCCTGGTCCGTCCAGTCCCGCACGATCGCGACGAAGTCCTGCACCGAGGCGGCGAGCTGGCGGACCGCTCCGGACAGCGCCTCGTCGGGAGTGGACATCGACCGCAGCTCGCGCGCGGCCCGCACCGCCGCCTCGTGATCGCTGGTGGCCAGCGCCCGCATCGTGCGGGCCGCCACCGCCCGCAGCTCCGCCGGGGCCCGGGTGAGCGGGGAAACGCTCGCGGCGACGCCCTCCACGGCGAGCTGGGCGTCGATGAGCTGGCGGCGCAGCCCGGCCGCGGAGCGCCCCCGCGGTGTGGACTCCTGCTCACCGAGCCATCCCTCGACCATCAGCGCGGCCTCGGCGAGTCGGACCTGCCTGCCGTGCAGGCGGCGCCACATCCGCTGGGTGGGCTCCTCGGCGGCGAGGATGTCGGCGCCGGTGGCGGCCACCGCGCGTCCCCGGCTGCGGAAGGCGCTCAGCGTGCGCCGCAGCGTCCGGCCCACGTGCACCCGCAGCACCGTCGTCGACAGCACCAGCAGGGTCACCGTGGCCACGGCGACCGACAGCAGCAGCGTGGGCAGTTGGTCGGGCGTGGCCCCGAGGAAGGTGGTGAAGAAGTAGCCCATCCAGGCCATGAACCCGTAGAAGAAGAACGCCATGCCGAACCGGCGCACGAACACCGCGGCGAACATCATCGCCACGAACAGGGTGAGCCGCAGCGCGTGGTGGCCGGAGGTCAGCATGGACGGCACCATTCCCACGCCGATCGCGACGGGGAAGAAGGCCGCGGTGCGGATCTTGGGCCAGACCTGCGATCCGGTCAGCGCCATCGCGCCCATCATGCCCACGACCGCGCCGAGCAACATGACCACCAGCGATCCGCGCGGGCCCGCCTCGAGCAGCAGGTCGAGCCCGTACTCGACGAGCAGCGTCGTGCCCACGGCCAGCACGCCGGACAGGGCCAGCCGCAACCGGTTCAGCCCGGGGTCGGAGGCCACGATCCGGTCCCAGGCCTGTCGCGTCCCGTCTCGCAAACTGTTCGCCACGAACACCTCCGCTCGTCAACGCGCGAAGCTCACCCGGGCAGCGGTCTCCGCTCCGGAGACGTGGGACGGCGTTCCCCGAACCGGCGTTCCCCGAACCGGGGTTGTCCGAGCCGGCCACCGTCCGCGCGGGGATTCGCCGACCGCGCGGGGCGTGCCGGAGGGTTTCCGTCGCACCGCGTGC
The sequence above is a segment of the Actinopolyspora saharensis genome. Coding sequences within it:
- a CDS encoding SAM-dependent methyltransferase; protein product: MSSTPLERFGELHERWFDPWDTARSWYERRKRAVALACLPRPAYPAVVEPACGIGAFTAELAPRCARLAASDGLEVAVRRARQRLAGWPHVSVCRRRLPDGFPPERASADLVVLSEILYYLDTGDLDAVVDAAVRALRGGGELLAVHWRPRADDAARDGDSAHRRLRERSGLEVLVTHCEAEFRAEVLGLR
- a CDS encoding glycosyltransferase encodes the protein MRSRVGAVAVVVPAHDEQELLPDCLHSVARALRRVPAGVRTGVFVVADRCADGTEARALSCAAEFDEFALLVNSAPLQLGGVRNLGAGGAFRALSAHAPGRVWLLHTDADTTVPADWAREHLRHAEGGTHAVAGRAMIRRWSGPAAPARYRYEALVAEHVHAGGHHHVYGANLGVRADVFAALGGFPAVATGEDHALWRRVVEAGWVTGQPNELVVFTSDRTRGRAHGGLAAFLHELSGRDRPAGVVEPGTAFGPPGGGQHWGHAPVFRTGPDR
- a CDS encoding Rieske 2Fe-2S domain-containing protein, whose translation is MRPFSALDRIAEWSWLDKPASALRDAVFAVLRNRRFRDVLHGVWLGHPVHPMLVQAPVGAFLSAGVLDASPERGAGERRAAESLIGLGVVTSLPATLAGAADFAQGHEEQQRTGLVHAATNGAALTSYVLSLRWRAGGRDRAGVLAGWTGLALIAAGGLLGGHLSYHQSTGVNHADAVPHVAPEDWTDLGALSELRDRVPSRRMVGEVPVVVVRDGTELHVLADRCSHASGPLSDGTLSWRAGSSGNAPCLQCPWHGSVFRLSDGGVEHGPATAPQPTFHTRVVGGRVQARVRRIPGVPAGG
- a CDS encoding FUSC family protein; translated protein: MANSLRDGTRQAWDRIVASDPGLNRLRLALSGVLAVGTTLLVEYGLDLLLEAGPRGSLVVMLLGAVVGMMGAMALTGSQVWPKIRTAAFFPVAIGVGMVPSMLTSGHHALRLTLFVAMMFAAVFVRRFGMAFFFYGFMAWMGYFFTTFLGATPDQLPTLLLSVAVATVTLLVLSTTVLRVHVGRTLRRTLSAFRSRGRAVAATGADILAAEEPTQRMWRRLHGRQVRLAEAALMVEGWLGEQESTPRGRSAAGLRRQLIDAQLAVEGVAASVSPLTRAPAELRAVAARTMRALATSDHEAAVRAARELRSMSTPDEALSGAVRQLAASVQDFVAIVRDWTDQDSGQRHHAEEFAPAVTLAMGNLPGSAAVAGGVPARGSRWNPLSRLDLNTRQAIQVTVAGALAVLAGLAVSPTRYYWAAIAAFVVFTGASTRSETSIKAVNRVVGTCAGLFAALWLAQLTAGNTPLILAVILACIFCGFYLMRVSYAFMIFFITILVGQLYTVLNQLSDQVMLLRLEETAVGAASGILVSLVVVPLSTRDTVRSARASFFTDLAVLLRAAAHRLGVPDESRTDENQADEPAEQQQSPDGLSRVLDQRLQQIQLIADPLTRHPIGGNDVRWFRHRLVFYTACASYARQLAAGLRHVEPDYRVEGAGHACGYLAAVADALAEHRPDRTAPGIDRDLSLAGRALEHPTTPATEPVRHSLSRLHQVLYQLAVPGDMTADPHLLPEAETTGGTAAPAGWESTPDGHEEHRGSGGTGLHGVVRDTAGDPLPHAVITVIGTHGQQLGRIDADDRGTYAFPELPADAVTVVTSAAGFVSDARFAPLPVPGRAQARHDFTLAPTAARERRTAEHSGSGPARS